In Vespula pensylvanica isolate Volc-1 chromosome 21, ASM1446617v1, whole genome shotgun sequence, one genomic interval encodes:
- the LOC122636317 gene encoding dynein axonemal assembly factor 11 isoform X1: MVKLTEEMIVARTRMSDFSAVKKLNCWGSELTDVSILREMENVEVLSLSVNNIDTLADFQYCHNLRDLFIRKNNIKDLNEVCYLQELPNLRNLWLGENPCAEKEGYRLTVLRALPNLEKLDDKVVAPEEVQTALSRGRVLVHPLDMDASPPQSEINSPEEVPVEYIEETRVEKHRRYSSSSDQRSYDEMHHTQEEYHDPDRRNANCKTLPHHYAQSNQYTYELHNGQSKSQNKDENMCTESRNYIETVATNTIDIPKDTDDQPAVSRHNGDYDERRVYSEYVNNDASQRSYTSPSPRTQYGVKYETQEDNRFERNNYEYDDKRQIECDEPLPQPSSQHRRMPTHHPTEREDTSQVPGWVRHSDKEKCRPQFHYHRRPVTRNSNILSAVLCLVKELDYPSLEVVEMAVRNRMDELEE; encoded by the exons ATGGTGAAATTAACAGAAGAAATGATTGTGGCACGTACACGAATGTCCGATTTTTCTGCCGTAAAGAAGCTCAATTGCTG gggATCAGAATTAACAGATGTAAGCATTTTACGTGAGATGGAAAATGTGGAAGTATTATCATTAAG TGTGAATAATATTGACACGCTTGCTGATTTTCAATACTGCCACAATTTGCGAGAtctatttattagaaaaaataatattaaagatctGAATGAAGTTTGTTATCTTCAAGAATTACCCAATTTAAGGAATTTATGGCTCGGCGAAAATCCTTGTGCAGAAAAAGAAGG ATATCGATTGACTGTTCTTCGAGCTTTACCAAATTTGGAAAAGCTGGATGATAAAGTAGTAGCCCCAGAAGAAGTGCAAACTGCATTGTCAAGAGGCAGAGTACTTGTACATCCCCTTGATATGGATGCATCTCCACCACAATCAGAAATAAATAGTCCAgag GAAGTACCTGTTGAGTATATTGAAGAAACACGTGTGGAAAAACATAGGAGATATAGTTCATCTAGTGACcag agaaGTTACGATGAAATGCATCATACACAAGAGGAATATCATGATCCTGATAGAAGAAATGCAAATTGTAAAACATTACCTCATCATTATGCTCAAAGCAATCAGTACACATATGAG CTCCATAATGGGCAATCAAAAAGTCAGAATAAAGATGAGAACATGTGTACAGAATCACGCAATTACATTGAGACTGTGGCTACTAATACTATTGATATACCTAAG GATACTGATGATCAACCAGCAGTTTCAAGACATAATGGAGATTATGACGAGAGACGAGTGTATTCTGAATATGTTAATAATGATGCATCCCAACGTTCATATACATCACCTTCGCCACGTACTCAATATGGTGTTAAGTATGAAACGCAAGAAGATAATCGCTTTGAGAGGAATAATTATGAATACGACGataagagacagatagaatgCGATGAACCATTACCTCAACCATCATCTCAACATAGACGAATGCCTACTCATCATCCTACTGAAAGG GAAGATACAAGTCAAGTGCCTGGTTGGGTAAGACATTCCGATAAGGAGAAATGCAGACCACAATTTCACTATCATAGGCGGCCAGTTACGAGG aACTCAAATATACTCTCTGCCGTATTATGCCTAGTCAAAGAATTGGACTATCCTAGTTTGGAAGTAGTTGAAATGGCAGTTAGAAATCGAATGGATGAATTAGAAGAATGA
- the LOC122636317 gene encoding dynein axonemal assembly factor 11 isoform X3, translating into MVKLTEEMIVARTRMSDFSAVKKLNCWGSELTDVSILREMENVEVLSLSVNNIDTLADFQYCHNLRDLFIRKNNIKDLNEVCYLQELPNLRNLWLGENPCAEKEGYRLTVLRALPNLEKLDDKVVAPEEVQTALSRGRVLVHPLDMDASPPQSEINSPEEVPVEYIEETRVEKHRRYSSSSDQRSYDEMHHTQEEYHDPDRRNANCKTLPHHYAQSNQYTYEDTDDQPAVSRHNGDYDERRVYSEYVNNDASQRSYTSPSPRTQYGVKYETQEDNRFERNNYEYDDKRQIECDEPLPQPSSQHRRMPTHHPTEREDTSQVPGWVRHSDKEKCRPQFHYHRRPVTRNSNILSAVLCLVKELDYPSLEVVEMAVRNRMDELEE; encoded by the exons ATGGTGAAATTAACAGAAGAAATGATTGTGGCACGTACACGAATGTCCGATTTTTCTGCCGTAAAGAAGCTCAATTGCTG gggATCAGAATTAACAGATGTAAGCATTTTACGTGAGATGGAAAATGTGGAAGTATTATCATTAAG TGTGAATAATATTGACACGCTTGCTGATTTTCAATACTGCCACAATTTGCGAGAtctatttattagaaaaaataatattaaagatctGAATGAAGTTTGTTATCTTCAAGAATTACCCAATTTAAGGAATTTATGGCTCGGCGAAAATCCTTGTGCAGAAAAAGAAGG ATATCGATTGACTGTTCTTCGAGCTTTACCAAATTTGGAAAAGCTGGATGATAAAGTAGTAGCCCCAGAAGAAGTGCAAACTGCATTGTCAAGAGGCAGAGTACTTGTACATCCCCTTGATATGGATGCATCTCCACCACAATCAGAAATAAATAGTCCAgag GAAGTACCTGTTGAGTATATTGAAGAAACACGTGTGGAAAAACATAGGAGATATAGTTCATCTAGTGACcag agaaGTTACGATGAAATGCATCATACACAAGAGGAATATCATGATCCTGATAGAAGAAATGCAAATTGTAAAACATTACCTCATCATTATGCTCAAAGCAATCAGTACACATATGAG GATACTGATGATCAACCAGCAGTTTCAAGACATAATGGAGATTATGACGAGAGACGAGTGTATTCTGAATATGTTAATAATGATGCATCCCAACGTTCATATACATCACCTTCGCCACGTACTCAATATGGTGTTAAGTATGAAACGCAAGAAGATAATCGCTTTGAGAGGAATAATTATGAATACGACGataagagacagatagaatgCGATGAACCATTACCTCAACCATCATCTCAACATAGACGAATGCCTACTCATCATCCTACTGAAAGG GAAGATACAAGTCAAGTGCCTGGTTGGGTAAGACATTCCGATAAGGAGAAATGCAGACCACAATTTCACTATCATAGGCGGCCAGTTACGAGG aACTCAAATATACTCTCTGCCGTATTATGCCTAGTCAAAGAATTGGACTATCCTAGTTTGGAAGTAGTTGAAATGGCAGTTAGAAATCGAATGGATGAATTAGAAGAATGA
- the LOC122636316 gene encoding spliceosome-associated protein CWC27 homolog, whose product MSNVYIQEPPTTGKILMKTSVGDIEIELWAKETPKACRNFIQLCMENYYDNTIFHRVVKGFIVQGGDPTGTGEGGESIYGSPFKDEFHTRLRFCRRGLLAMANAGKDDNGSQFFFTFAATPELQNKHTIFGKVIGETLYNMLKLEEALVDENDRPIYPQKILKTEILNNPFVDISPRIESKKKSDVKETKKEKKAGVKNFKLLSFGEEAEEDEEESAILNKQLNNKAKSAHDRLSDPKLSSQPVIDNTEPPNKKLKECDDVDSESDNDTLQSSETIAAIAKEKTEMTERIKNKLKGGKKTSDFKETEPTKVTDNDNVEEEEEYYFGKERYEERKRKMNAIKKEIRDLKRTVQNEKKEKEADKKLEDDKQEQKRKQSEILKDYLQTQEEYKKAKQKIPAKGKTREDFTLNLLNKFKNKLQDTKECTKGNGSTTKEEESKDDGDDELWMAHILRCEEKAPVLAKDASTKDDDWFEIYDPRNPLNKRRRGETTNSSRDSKKDRNHSRRK is encoded by the exons ATGAGTAATGTTTATATTCAAGAACCTCCCACGACAGGAAAG attCTAATGAAAACATCTGTTGGAGACATAGAAATAGAATTATGGGCGAAAGAAACTCCGAAAGCttgtagaaattttattcaattatgtATGGAAAATTATTACGACAACACCATATTTCACAGAGTTGTTAAAGGATTTATAGTTCAAGGTGGAGATCCAACAGGTACAGGAGAAGGTGGTGAAAGTATATACGGTTCTCCCTTTAag GATGAGTTTCATACAAGGTTGCGATTTTGTCGCAGAGGTCTCCTTGCCATGGCTAATGCAGGCAAGGATGATAATGgctcacaattttttttcacatttgcTGCTACACCAGAATTACAAAACAAACATACTATTTTTGGCAAAGTTATTGGAGAAACTTTGTACAACATGCTTAAACTTGAAGAAGCTCTTGTAGATGAA aatgaTAGGCCTATTTATCcacaaaaaatattgaagacAGAAATTCTAAACAATCCATTTGTAGATATTTCACCACGAATagaatctaaaaagaaaagtgatgtGAAAGaaactaagaaagaaaaaaaagcaggaGTAAA AAATTTTAAGTTATTATCTTTTGgggaagaagcagaagaagatgaagaagaatctGCAATTTTGAATaagcaattaaataataaagcaaAATCAGCACATGATCGTTTGTCTGATCCTAAATTAAGTTCACAACCTGTAATTGATAACACTGAACcaccaaataaaaaattaaaggaatgTGACGATGTTGATTCTGAAAGTGATAATGATACATTACAATCTTCTGAGACAATAGCTGCcatagcaaaagaaaaaac AGAAATGACTGaaagaatcaaaaataaattgaaaggaGGTAAAAAGACAAGTGATTTCAAAGAAACTGAACCTACTAAAGTAactgataatgataatgtagaagaagaggaggaataTTATTTTGGTAAAGAACGATATGaagaacgtaaaagaaaaat GaatgcaattaaaaaagaaatccgtGACTTAAAACGTACTGTtcagaacgaaaaaaaagaaaaagaagcagatAAAAAACTTGAGGATGATAAacaagaacagaaaagaaaacaaagcgaaatattgaaagattatttacaaactcaagaagaatataaaaaagctAAACAAAAAATACCTGCAAAGGGTAAAACACGAGAAGATTTTACTCTAAATCTTCTAAATAAATTCAAGAATAAACTTCAGGATACTAAAGAGTGTACAAAGGGCAACGGAAGTACaacaaaggaagaagaatctAAAGATGATGGAGATGACGAGTTGTGGATGGCACATATTTTGCGTTGCGAAGAAAAAGCTCCTGTACTTGCAAAAGATGCTAGTACAAAAGATGACGATTGGTTTGAAATTTATGATCCACGAAATCCACTGAATAAACGTCGAAGAGGAGAAACAACAAACAGCTCGAGGGATAgtaaaaaggatagaaatcATTCacgtcgaaaataa
- the LOC122636209 gene encoding mitochondrial dicarboxylate carrier gives MTDINKLSRWYFGGFASAGAACVTHPLDLLKVHMQTQQDGKISAIHSTITIIKREGISALYNGLTASLLRQLTYSTTRFGAYEIGKQALETPGNPTPFYQKLLLAGCAGAAGGIVGTPGDLINVRMQNDIKLAPNLRRNYKHAINGLNRVIQEEGVKQLFSGCSTATGRAILMTIGQLSFYDQIKMILLASGYFTDNPTTHIISSVCAGAVATTLTQPLDVLKTRAMNAKIGEFKNFADLFLYTAKLGPLAFFKGYVPAFIRLAPQTVLTFLFLEQLRIYFGIPVPAEKPTQ, from the exons ATGAcagatataaacaaattatctCGCTGGTATTTTGGCGGATTTGCTTCTGCTGGTGCTGCTTGTGTTACACATCCATTAGATTTGCTCAAG GTACATATGCAAACTCAACAAGATGGTAAAATATCTGCAATACATTCTactattacaataataaaaagggaagGTATTTCGGCTTTATATAATGGTCTTACTGCATCTTTACTTCGTCAACTTACATATTCTACGACAAGATTTGGAGCTTATGAG ATAGGTAAACAGGCATTAGAGACACCTGGGAATCCTACGCCATTTTATCAAAAGCTGCTTTTGGCTGGATGTGCAGGTGCTGCTGGTGGAATCGTGGGTACTCCAGGAGATTTGATTAATGTGCGTATGCAAAATGACATTAAGTTAGCGCCAAATCTTAGAAGAAA TTACAAACATGCTATAAATGGATTAAATCGAGTGATTCAAGAAGAAGGAGTAAAACAGCTATTTAGTGGTTGTTCTACTGCAACTGGAAGAGCAATACTAATGACCATAGGACAATTGAGCTTTTATGATcagattaaaatgattttattagcAAGTGGTTACTTTACAGATAATCCTACCACCCACATAATTTCAAGCGTATGCGCA GGTGCTGTAGCTACAACACTGACACAACCACTGGATGTCTTAAAAACGCGTGCAATGAATGCTAAGATCGGAGAATTCAAG AATTTTGCagatctctttttatatactgcCAAACTTGGACCACTGGCTTTTTTTAAG ggCTATGTACCAGCATTCATACGATTAGCTCCTCAAACAGTTctcacctttctctttcttgaacAACTCAGGATCTATTTTGGTATTCCAGTACCAGCTGAGAAACCAactcaatga
- the LOC122636317 gene encoding dynein axonemal assembly factor 11 isoform X4: MVKLTEEMIVARTRMSDFSAVKKLNCWGSELTDVSILREMENVEVLSLSVNNIDTLADFQYCHNLRDLFIRKNNIKDLNEVCYLQELPNLRNLWLGENPCAEKEGYRLTVLRALPNLEKLDDKVVAPEEVQTALSRGRVLVHPLDMDASPPQSEINSPERSYDEMHHTQEEYHDPDRRNANCKTLPHHYAQSNQYTYEDTDDQPAVSRHNGDYDERRVYSEYVNNDASQRSYTSPSPRTQYGVKYETQEDNRFERNNYEYDDKRQIECDEPLPQPSSQHRRMPTHHPTEREDTSQVPGWVRHSDKEKCRPQFHYHRRPVTRNSNILSAVLCLVKELDYPSLEVVEMAVRNRMDELEE, translated from the exons ATGGTGAAATTAACAGAAGAAATGATTGTGGCACGTACACGAATGTCCGATTTTTCTGCCGTAAAGAAGCTCAATTGCTG gggATCAGAATTAACAGATGTAAGCATTTTACGTGAGATGGAAAATGTGGAAGTATTATCATTAAG TGTGAATAATATTGACACGCTTGCTGATTTTCAATACTGCCACAATTTGCGAGAtctatttattagaaaaaataatattaaagatctGAATGAAGTTTGTTATCTTCAAGAATTACCCAATTTAAGGAATTTATGGCTCGGCGAAAATCCTTGTGCAGAAAAAGAAGG ATATCGATTGACTGTTCTTCGAGCTTTACCAAATTTGGAAAAGCTGGATGATAAAGTAGTAGCCCCAGAAGAAGTGCAAACTGCATTGTCAAGAGGCAGAGTACTTGTACATCCCCTTGATATGGATGCATCTCCACCACAATCAGAAATAAATAGTCCAgag agaaGTTACGATGAAATGCATCATACACAAGAGGAATATCATGATCCTGATAGAAGAAATGCAAATTGTAAAACATTACCTCATCATTATGCTCAAAGCAATCAGTACACATATGAG GATACTGATGATCAACCAGCAGTTTCAAGACATAATGGAGATTATGACGAGAGACGAGTGTATTCTGAATATGTTAATAATGATGCATCCCAACGTTCATATACATCACCTTCGCCACGTACTCAATATGGTGTTAAGTATGAAACGCAAGAAGATAATCGCTTTGAGAGGAATAATTATGAATACGACGataagagacagatagaatgCGATGAACCATTACCTCAACCATCATCTCAACATAGACGAATGCCTACTCATCATCCTACTGAAAGG GAAGATACAAGTCAAGTGCCTGGTTGGGTAAGACATTCCGATAAGGAGAAATGCAGACCACAATTTCACTATCATAGGCGGCCAGTTACGAGG aACTCAAATATACTCTCTGCCGTATTATGCCTAGTCAAAGAATTGGACTATCCTAGTTTGGAAGTAGTTGAAATGGCAGTTAGAAATCGAATGGATGAATTAGAAGAATGA
- the LOC122636317 gene encoding dynein axonemal assembly factor 11 isoform X2 has protein sequence MVKLTEEMIVARTRMSDFSAVKKLNCWGSELTDVSILREMENVEVLSLSVNNIDTLADFQYCHNLRDLFIRKNNIKDLNEVCYLQELPNLRNLWLGENPCAEKEGYRLTVLRALPNLEKLDDKVVAPEEVQTALSRGRVLVHPLDMDASPPQSEINSPERSYDEMHHTQEEYHDPDRRNANCKTLPHHYAQSNQYTYELHNGQSKSQNKDENMCTESRNYIETVATNTIDIPKDTDDQPAVSRHNGDYDERRVYSEYVNNDASQRSYTSPSPRTQYGVKYETQEDNRFERNNYEYDDKRQIECDEPLPQPSSQHRRMPTHHPTEREDTSQVPGWVRHSDKEKCRPQFHYHRRPVTRNSNILSAVLCLVKELDYPSLEVVEMAVRNRMDELEE, from the exons ATGGTGAAATTAACAGAAGAAATGATTGTGGCACGTACACGAATGTCCGATTTTTCTGCCGTAAAGAAGCTCAATTGCTG gggATCAGAATTAACAGATGTAAGCATTTTACGTGAGATGGAAAATGTGGAAGTATTATCATTAAG TGTGAATAATATTGACACGCTTGCTGATTTTCAATACTGCCACAATTTGCGAGAtctatttattagaaaaaataatattaaagatctGAATGAAGTTTGTTATCTTCAAGAATTACCCAATTTAAGGAATTTATGGCTCGGCGAAAATCCTTGTGCAGAAAAAGAAGG ATATCGATTGACTGTTCTTCGAGCTTTACCAAATTTGGAAAAGCTGGATGATAAAGTAGTAGCCCCAGAAGAAGTGCAAACTGCATTGTCAAGAGGCAGAGTACTTGTACATCCCCTTGATATGGATGCATCTCCACCACAATCAGAAATAAATAGTCCAgag agaaGTTACGATGAAATGCATCATACACAAGAGGAATATCATGATCCTGATAGAAGAAATGCAAATTGTAAAACATTACCTCATCATTATGCTCAAAGCAATCAGTACACATATGAG CTCCATAATGGGCAATCAAAAAGTCAGAATAAAGATGAGAACATGTGTACAGAATCACGCAATTACATTGAGACTGTGGCTACTAATACTATTGATATACCTAAG GATACTGATGATCAACCAGCAGTTTCAAGACATAATGGAGATTATGACGAGAGACGAGTGTATTCTGAATATGTTAATAATGATGCATCCCAACGTTCATATACATCACCTTCGCCACGTACTCAATATGGTGTTAAGTATGAAACGCAAGAAGATAATCGCTTTGAGAGGAATAATTATGAATACGACGataagagacagatagaatgCGATGAACCATTACCTCAACCATCATCTCAACATAGACGAATGCCTACTCATCATCCTACTGAAAGG GAAGATACAAGTCAAGTGCCTGGTTGGGTAAGACATTCCGATAAGGAGAAATGCAGACCACAATTTCACTATCATAGGCGGCCAGTTACGAGG aACTCAAATATACTCTCTGCCGTATTATGCCTAGTCAAAGAATTGGACTATCCTAGTTTGGAAGTAGTTGAAATGGCAGTTAGAAATCGAATGGATGAATTAGAAGAATGA